The sequence TGGTTCGCCCCAAGGAGCTGTGGGTGACGGACACGCCCGAGCTGATGGACCTCTTCCGCCGCGACCAGGACGCGTATCAGACCAGGACGAAGCTGGTGAACCACCCGCTGGTAGTGCCGATAGTGACCCAGAACCCCGACACGAAGGTCGGCGTCATGGGCGACCCCAGCAACGCCAACGCCGAGTTCGGCCGCAAGGTCTGCCAGGAGGCGGTAGCCGGCCTGGTGGAGCTGATCCGCACTATGGAAGGCGCAGATTGACGCGGGCATCCCCGGGACCCCGGTCACGGACGGCGAGCGCCGTTTCCCCGGGCCGCGGACCACTCGGGCCAGGGTTCGATGCCGTCGCCCTGGCGGTGGGAAGAGCGCTTCTGGCTCTTCTGGGCCTGGCACTGCTCTGGAGCATAGGGGCTCGGGTGGCCCGGCGCTTTCTGCGCTTCCCCACGCCCGCCTTTGTGGGCGCCCTGCTGGACAGCCCCTTTCGCCGGGCTCTGCAGCCGCCCGAAGAGGTGCTGGCGCCCCTCGGCATAGCCCCCGGCATGACGGTGCTGGAGCTCGGACCCGGCCCCGGGACCTATACCATCGAGGCAGCTCGCCAGGCCTCGCCTGGCGGTCGCGTCATCGCTGCCGATGCCCAGGCGGGCATGCTCGCCCGGCTGAGCCACAAGGTCCGAAGGCTGGGGATCACGAACGTGGAGCTTCGTCTGGCCGACGCCTACCACCTTCCGCTGCCGGACCAGAGCGTGGACGTGGCCTTCATGGTGACAGTGCTGGCCGAGGTGCCCGACCGGGAGCGAGCCCTGGCAGAGGTCCGCCGGGTACTGCGCCCGGGCGGGCTCCTGGGAGTCAGCGAGTTCCTGCCCGATCCGGACTACCCGCGGCGGGCCACCGTGCGCCGCTGGGCCACGGCTGTAGGCTTCCAGCCCGAACGAGAGGCCGGAGGCTGTCTGTGGTACGTGCTCACCTTCCGTAAGCCCGGCCCCGAGGGCGAGTGAGAGGTAGGTAGGGAGGAGACATGCACGACCGATGGGCAAAGATTGGCGACACCTGGCACGTGGGCCGGGTGATTGACCTGACGGGGGACGTCTACAACGGCATGTGGCGCCTGCCCCCGCCCTACCCAGCGGTGGAGGTCAAGGAAATCCCCCTGGCCGGCAACTTCAACATCGTGGACTACGACATCTACGCCCAGGAAGTCCGCCTGCCGGTGCAGGCATCCACCTACCTGGAGACTGCCGCCCACATGTACCCCGGCCGAGAGACGATAGACCAGCTGCCGCTCGAGCGGCTGCTGCCTTCCGCCGTGGTGCTGCGGATCCCGCGCGACCCCGAGGAGGTGATCACCGCCGAGGACATCGAGGAGGCCCTGGCCGCCACCGGAGAGACGGTCCGCCCAGGCGACGCCCTACTGCTCGCCACCGGCTGGGACAGTCACTGGGACGAGCCCGACTTCATGAGCCGGTCGCCCCACTTCCGCTACTCCGCCGTGGACTGGGTGGTCCGGCACCGCTGCGGCATCCTCGGCTCCGACGCCGCCAACTGGAGCGACCTCAGCGAGAAGCCCTCGTTCTTCCCCATGTTCTTCCGCTCGCCGACTCTGCTTCTGGCGCCTTTGGTCAACCTCGCCCAGGTGCCCGTGACCCGGGTGCAGTTGGTGGTCACCCCCCTGCGCATCCGAGGGGCCTGCGCCTCGCCCTGCCGCGTCCTGGCTCTGGTGCCATGACCACTCACGGCAGCGACCTGGCGGCGAGCGCCGCCGCCACGGCTGTACTACCAACGGCCCAGCCCTACAGCCAGGCTCGCCCGCGGCGCCCCATCGGCGACTGTCGGCGGTAGTGGGGATCAGTCACGTTCACGCACTCGGTACCCCAGCAGCGTGCCAGATCCTCCACCAGGTGCGCCACGTGCCCCAACCCGAGGGCAAAATGGTGGGTGGGGCCTTCCAAGCTCCAGTTCTCGATGAACCGGCCCACGTC comes from Anaerolineae bacterium and encodes:
- a CDS encoding methyltransferase domain-containing protein, producing MTRASPGPRSRTASAVSPGRGPLGPGFDAVALAVGRALLALLGLALLWSIGARVARRFLRFPTPAFVGALLDSPFRRALQPPEEVLAPLGIAPGMTVLELGPGPGTYTIEAARQASPGGRVIAADAQAGMLARLSHKVRRLGITNVELRLADAYHLPLPDQSVDVAFMVTVLAEVPDRERALAEVRRVLRPGGLLGVSEFLPDPDYPRRATVRRWATAVGFQPEREAGGCLWYVLTFRKPGPEGE